A single genomic interval of Notolabrus celidotus isolate fNotCel1 chromosome 13, fNotCel1.pri, whole genome shotgun sequence harbors:
- the si:dkey-63b1.1 gene encoding B2 bradykinin receptor has product MALNISDVLVPTVEPVFDPCSNDTSAWLWLSSLQPPYLGLISVVGLVGNGLVLCVLCLQRKPCTVADVYLGNLAAADLVMMSCLPFWAVNIARGYQWEFGEFMCKLVNVAISMNYFCSVMFLVLVSVDRYLALVKPMSSSRLRRASWAKRVCVGVWSLGFLFTLPILLFRTVQYVDDAGVDACILAYPHPALRLQHNITKNLLGFLIPVMVVTYCTRHIVAALKERGAGGLTGVRTERKATDLVLAVLTVFLFCWTPHQVMTFLDTMDYFQFLPGCLWEQVLDIGIQLSTYLAYSNCAVNPFLFVIVGKHFRRRAREVFGKTLNPWSRETTYLTVSFTSVNRLNEKQRISIETLDKSVLRKITS; this is encoded by the coding sequence ATGGCGCTGAATATATCAGATGTGTTGGTCCCCACCGTGGAACCAGTCTTCGACCCCTGCAGTAACGACACCTCGGCCTGGCTGTGGCTGTCCTCCCTGCAGCCCCCCTACCTGGGTCTGATCAGCGTGGTGGGTTTGGTGGGAAACGGCCTGGTTCTCTGCGTGCTCTGCCTCCAGAGGAAGCCCTGCACCGTGGCTGACGTGTACTTGGGGAACCTGGCAGCTGCCGACCTGGTCATGATGTCCTGCCTCCCCTTCTGGGCTGTGAACATTGCCCGAGGATACCAGTGGGAGTTTGGAGAGTTCATGTGTAAACTCGTCAATGTGGCGATTTCTATGAACTACTTCTGCAGTGTCATGTTCCTCGTGCTGGTCAGCGTGGACCGATACCTGGCTCTGGTGAAGCCTATGAGCTCCAGCCGTCTGAGGAGAGCCTCCTGGGCTAAACGTGTCTGTGTTGGAGTCTGGAGTCTCGGCTTCCTCTTCACTCTGCCCATCCTGCTCTTTCGCACAGTGCAGTATGTTGACGATGCAGGCGTGGATGCCTGCATCCTGGCCTACCCGCACCCTGCATTGAGGCTGCAGCATAACATCACCAAGAACCTGCTTGGCTTCTTAATCCCCGTCATGGTGGTGACGTACTGCACACGTCACATTGTGGCGGCACTGAAAGAGCGTGGAGCTGGTGGACTCACCGGAGtcaggacagagaggaaggcCACAGACCTGGTCCTGGCCGTGTTGActgtcttcctcttctgctGGACACCGCACCAGGTTATGACATTTCTTGACACAATGGATTACTTCCAGTTCCTGCCTGGGTGTCTATGGGAACAGGTCCTGGACATCGGCATACAGCTGTCCACTTATCTGGCGTATAGCAACTGTGCGGTGAACCCCTTCTTGTTTGTCATCGTGGGGAAGCATTTCAGGAGACGGGCGAGAGAGGTGTTTGGAAAGACTTTAAACCCCTGGTCAAGAGAAACCACCTATCTGACTGTGAGCTTCACCTCTGTGAACAGActcaatgaaaaacagaggatcaGTATCGAGACACTTGACAAATCTGTGCTACGGAAAATTACATCATGA